A region of the Cydia fagiglandana chromosome 20, ilCydFagi1.1, whole genome shotgun sequence genome:
TTGCTCTTCTGATTTGTCTATCTATTACGTAAATAACTACGCAGtagtatttattaaattattcctATAttgtaaatacctattaaatgtTTAATAATACTTCTCCAGTAGGGTATAGTTATTTGTATTAGCGAAACTTATTTCTTCAACCTGATTTTTAACAACTTACCACTTCTCCAAAAACACTGAAGAAGACATCGCAGATCACCGGAAAAGCGTCGACAACCGTCTGCAAAAATCCTGCCAACGGGCTCGAGACCGTCTGACCGTCAACACACTTCACTACCACCAAACACAACAACAAACACGCGGATACACGCATGTctggtttatattttatttttaatatttttttttatatatttttttctcttaCTTGTAATTAAGTAGTTAACTTTAAGtttgttatttttaactttattgcgTAACTAGTTCAATAGTTTAACTGGTTCCCCACGATACAGGCATAGCCTAGCGGAGACCCCTGACATATTCTGTTATGTGTTTTATTGATATAAAATTTATCCTTATTCTTATAATTACTATTTGTTTATGCGAGTcagcgtcccactgctgggcaaagaatAGATTGAGCAACAGGAGCTAGACAAGCAAATAATTCAGCccttttttaagttttaagcgtaACCAACTGAaatgattattttaattttaattttgcaagtACGTAAGGCGTTTGAACACATGGCAAGTTtttaaataactaaattaaTGTGTAGTGTATCGTTCTCAAAACTAGAAACTCAACTGATTAACATGCAAAGTCGATCCGTTGAGACGGGTAATTAATTTTCTACAGGGTGTATGATATCCGTTATCCATTGCTTTACTAATCAGTTtccaattaattatttattgtaattgaATTGATTGAATATTTATAGAATATTATACAAGTGCTTACGTACCGTATGTTAGGTTTATTATGCGTAGTGATTTTTACTgtgtttatataattatgtaacctgTAAACATATGTGTAATTTGTCTTTTGCTCTACACTTACCTGATTATTACCTCCTTATTGACACTGAAATTCTTTCCTATGACATAACTATTATTGTTCAATTTAGTGTACTGTACTTTAAAAAagacgcacacacacacacacacacattttgGAGCTCTtgaaaaaacttttttattaattctttTTGCTATCTTTATAGATAACTTCTaacgtaatttatttatttattatttataaatacatttacaCGACATTACAGTAAACCAAAACGTCCTGAAACCAACACTACATATAACAACATATAACAATTGATGCTATTTACATTACATGTCACACACGGATAACAAACGTTACGTTACACTCGAAGGCCTAGCATCCATCACCTCACAGAAAGTCAAGAGCGCATTAAGTAGAGAGAGAGCGCGCGGCAGTGGCGAGTTCTTTCGCGACACAGTTCGCGCAGCCGGCACAGCTAAAAGAACGCGTCTCCGAGGCCTGAGCTCTATTCTGGAGACAGGTAATATTTCCTCATTGTTATAGATTTTGTATAACTTTCTTAACAGTAtgtagttaattataaataatactcGCCTGTACAATATACACGTAAAGTACATAGAGACAAATGGAAGGTAGCTGGTACTTATAGCACAGGTTTATACCTAATTTAAGTACCAACGAAAGATCTTAGACAGATATACCTATGTAACATAACTTATGAAATTATGTATAGAATGTAACCTTTTGAGCTTAATaaactttatcttatcttatcttattcataaacgcttactaaagttgacaagccgataataatcgtttgtccctttccatcataccgatacgtcggaaagggacaaacgattattatcgccttgtcaactttagtaaacgtttatgaataaggggggttTTAGTCCTTACCAATTACCTTACCAATACCTTACCAATTTAACATTATCTTCTATAGTAGTTCCTGGGATTGTGATATAATTTCTTTCGACTTCAAATCAGATGGTGTCATACCTCGGCGTCCAAATGGATTGCCGGCTTCGTATTACTATCAGTCTACactcagcggtcggcaacaagcggcccgcgaacctctcacttgcggcccgcgaacctctcacttgcggcccgcgaacatccctggctattttgtatgtaatattgacaaatcacaatgtctgataaagtcataaatattaataaagtgcggcccgcgtcaacttcggtaactactattggctgctaaaagattgccgaccgctggtacCTAATTTCTTATTTCTCTGCCTCTTTATGTAACTTTAAGCCCCCCCctacatctagcgtctttcgagcgtcggcgtctggtcagcgctatggaaaatgacgtcgctgcgcagttgcgtcgagcagcggccatagagttgtagacgccgacgctcgaaagacgctagatgtggggggcccttagaTCACGAAGTGATGCTGATGACTAATACGCAAGATACCTCGATAGTTTACACTTACCTAAACCTCGGCCGCACATCTGCGCTGCGTGTTCGGTAATTGATAGGAAATTATGCCCAATTACAAAATATAACTACATATAATAGCATGCTTCATCAGCATCACGTTGTAGGTTATCTTAACGCCTCGGCCTGGACACGCAGGCTCTGAAGTCCTACCGCGaagcacgttcgacgtgttgcctccctgtcacacttacgtacgaatttacaagtgaaacagagaggcaacatgtcgaacgtggttcgcggtaggccttgtGAGGGTTTGATGCAAGATGACAAATGGCGTTTCCTATAAACGATTGTCATGTTGGCTAGGTACCCTGTACAGCCTACACAGGATACTACATATTTGTACAAGCACTGTAGCACCTCTAGACctctgtaattaattaatttggatGCTCTTGTTTTTTAAGCATTTACTTTTGATTACCTACACCTAAAACGCCACTAACTAAAAGGGTAAAAATGTTGGCTACTAATGCGTTAAGATCCCTGCGGCCTGCGTGTGCGTAAACGTGCATGTGCGCGTTGTGATAtatagatccttatgagagacggcacaccgcttgcgtgacatgACGTTTATTCTTTTCAATACGAATAATGTGGAAACACATCATTAAACAAATATCTTATCGAAGGGAAGTGAAGCAGAACCGTAGTTACCTACTCAAATAAAACATCAACTGATTAgcaatttctttatttttaaatttaataactttAGAAATTGTTCGGAAAGAAGACAATGGTTTCAGcgtcattattattaatatgataTGAACAATAATAATTACTGCTATTTAATAACTATTCATTATTATAATTGAGATAACGTATAATAATCTATCCGCTACGTTACTTATGTACAGTGTTATTCGCTATTGCAAACATTAAcgcaacaatagacaatagaatACAAGATGGCGGCACCACGAAAGTAGAATTGGCGGGAAAATTGTAAACTCATAACAATATGTGCCAAAACTAgttctattttaatttaaaacagttTTAATGGTAATTTTTGCCACTTGAAACTAATTATTAATACTGAATGAAAAGCCAactgaaataatatttaatttttatcacggggctgtccataaattacgtcatcgatttttgacgattttggaCACCCCGCCCCCTCCCTAaagtcatccaaaaatcatgcttcaaatgacccccgtttcctcctacgtcatgctaccatttgaaatgacgtaatttatgaatagcccctaataaGAAAATGTCTATGTATAGTTTGACATACGTTAGAATAAAATAAGTCGAACGTTTTTTTCGcagttgtatttaaaaaaattaagctGCTTTATCATTTTCTTGGTACTTTCGTGGAAAAATCTGATTGCTCAAAAATATTTAGAGTAATTAATAAGTAACAATATATAGTCATTATATTCAAAGCAAAagctataaaattattataaaacgtATTAAGAGTAATATCTACACCTGCGTTTgcattatgtaggtataaaatgtTCTGAAAAATTCAACTTTACGAAAATCTGTATTTATTTTTCAGTGTCAAGATTAAAATGATTTTCATGTTACTGTTAGACAGCTGTAAGTTTTAATATTGACTATTACATGCTATTACTTATTACCTAACTTATTGGTTTATATATAACATCGATATGTATGAAATTTGGTAATACTAAAACTGAACGTTAGGACTTGCCGTAATCCGGATTCTTTTAAATTTTCAAACCgttatatttttgaattttgtaaACCTGGGGCCTAGAACTATATCCGAgataatttaatacatttttcggATACTTGGTATAGATAGTTTAATTTTGAATATCATGAATGATCCTcttcatgtacagtcagctactAACGCCTGGGCGACTATTTGCCTACTTAACGTTACCTTTACTAACTAGATGTGGCATTTCCGTATTTACAATAAGAaatcaaaatacctatttacacTGTGATGCAAGGAGTATGGTTCCTTTAAATATACATTTATCATTTAATACTATACACTAAGGAAATCATAGGAATgggaaaataaagaaaaataaaacaaaaaatatgaaataagattaaaagcaaatttattgctaaaataaaataaaactataaccGCAAGCAATACATTATTTGCTTAATAGTAttcgttttattatttgtaCGTTCTCTAAAGTCGTTAAGTCCGCTCTACACTGAGAACTATTGTCTatggaaattaaaaagtaaaatgaCAGCTAACTATCGCAAATCACAAACTTGAGCGTCGCGCCTCGTATAAAATAATGTATAGAAAACatacagtaaaaaataaaacattcataatttaaagTAAACTTATGTAACcgaattataatatttataacctCACCGGTTCATATAAACGTAATAATACTTTCAACTGGGATTCAGTTTCGACCATAGCTTATATTTACTTCTGATTGCACTTCAATTTTCTTTAACAATAATGAACCCGCGCCCTAAACGGTATCTTACAAAACCTCCTACTCTATATGTACACGCGCACCTATCCGATACATATttggtatatttatttacaataatcgatttcaaatattaaaaacgaagTAAAAATACTCAGATATTTGTACCGAGTCAGGGTACTTTgtctataaattaaaaattaaagcaaAATGCATAATTTGTATCGTAAGTTTAGTCGCCCGCGGCGGGACGCATGCCAGGCATATCACGAGACTGCTAATAGGGTCTATGTACAAAGTCTTTGGCCTTACAACGTAATTATAACAAAACAGTACATTTAACTACACAATAATATTTGCACTCGCGCCTACGCCCGCCTCTCCATTGGATGGAGCCCTtaactaattaataaataacCGTCCAACTTGATATGATCTAACTCAGTACAGTCGCTACACTACGTCGGACCACCGCTAACACCCGAACAGTTCTATCACATCACACAGTCTAGTACTCCCACCGGTCGTCGTCGGCCTCCGCCTTTATCTTGTCCTCCGGAAGGACTTCAGGCGGCGTGTGCGGCGTGTGTGGCGTGTGCGGCGTGTGGGGGGTGTGGGGGGTGTGCGGCGTACGCGGCGTCTCGCGGGCAGCCGGCGAGCCGTCTCTGGGCACGGGCGACGGTTCGACACGCACGGTCTCCTCCGCCTCGCGTCTGAAGTCGTCACTCCGCATCACGCACACCCCGTTGATGATGACCTCGTCGGGGTTGCGCGGCTTCTCGTCCTGCCAGTCGGGGTTGACCCACTGCGGCGCGGCGGGCTTGCGCCGGCTCGACCGCGCCGGCGTCGACGCCGCTTTCGGCTCCGTTTTCGACCCGTTTTCCCCGTCGTCCATAGAGTCTTCCGACCCGAGATTACTTTCTACGTCATCATCTTCAAAATCGTCCGCATCGGGCTCTCGCTTTAACGGCATCGACAAGTCTAGCCCTGACGCTTGGTCCTTAGCCTCCTCGGGCGGGAGTAATCCGCGCCCGATTAGAGCGGCCAGATTGGAGTTGGCGGCGAAGTATGGAGGATACGGGAGAGGAACCCCCGCTAGACCCATGCGCTCCTTCTGCAGCTCCAGAAGTCTCTGGTTGAGGAGGAGCCGGAACTGCACCGGGTCGAAGGGAGCGGAGGCCTCGCGGGCGGGGGGCTCGGCGGGGAGGCCGTGCGGGGCCTGCTGTTTTAGCCTCATTCTGTGGTTGTGGAACCAGTTGGTGATGGTTCGCGTGGAAAGCCCCAGCTCTGCTGCCAAGAATTCGATGGTCGGCATGTTGGGGTAGGGGTCTAGGGCAAAGGCGAGCCGGAGGGCCTCCTTCTGTTCCTCGGAGAAAAGGACTCGTTGCTTTTTAGCGGAAGGCGCGCCTGTGGCGGGCCCGGGCGAGCTCGAATGATAAAACTCGGACGTATCGTTCGAGGAGGTGTCTGAGGAGTTATCTTGCCCGGGGCCGCTCGATCGCCGTCGCTTGTTCGCTTCCCGTCGCTCGTTCTTAAGCGCCTGCAAGCGATCAATGTTGTGCGCGTCGCTCAGCCAGAGCTGCATCCTAATGAAGGGTTCTCGGCCTTTGATGCTGAGCATATGCCAGGGTTTCGGCTTCGAGAGGAGCTCACTCACCGAGCCTTGCGAGAGGCCGAGGACCGCTTCTCCGAAGATCTTCTGCCCGATGTTATTAGCTAATAATGCCTCTTTGATTTTGGTAGTGATCGTTTGCGTGTCGAGATCCTGCGTGAGAGCGGCCATCTCGTAGACGCTCGGGGAAATGTGTTGGTGCAGCGGCCTCATGGTGGGGGGTGCGTGCGGGGGAGGCTTGCGGTCCTTGGGCTCGAGCGGGGGGAGGGTGACGGCGTGGTGCGGGGGGAAGCCGGGGGGAGTGAGGAGCAGGCCGGCGGGCGGGGCGAGGTGGGCGAGGTGCGCGCCGCCCAGCAGCTGCTCCTGCTGCATCTTGCTGAGGAGCGACGTCGCGTCAGAGATCATCTTTTGTGTCGGGGGCATCGGCTTGCTCATGTTCGGCGGACATGCTGGAATAGAAGGAAAACTTTGGTTAGTTCACGGTTTCAGTAGCTTTCGTTTCTTTTAACATTAAATTGCAGTTTGGAAAACAGTAAACAAATAGCCAAAGATTACAACGCAAAACGCAAAACTCAggaaatatttaattgtttacAAAAACATTACTATTCTACCTTATTGGATTCATGTGGAGTGGATGTGGAGTGGACCTAATGTTtgcgtttatttttatttgtttgaagaCAAAAAACAATTGTTGAAATACTTACGAGGTGCTCCGCTATAGTTTCCAGTCCTCATCAGCTTCTCCGGTGCGATCTTGTACTGCGACGCCACTAGCTTGTGAACCGCGTTATCGTCCTCCAAGAACATTTTCATCCTAATGAAGGGCTCCCGGCCTTTCTGCGTCAGCATATGCCAGGGCTTCGGCCTCGCCAGCAAATCACTAACGGACCCCTGTGACAACCCTAGTACCGATTCTCCAAACAGCCGTTGACTGATGGAGTATTGACTTAGGGCCTCTTTCACTCTTCTGACAATGTCCTCGGTATTCAGGTTGTTGAAGAGATCGAATTGTTGCTGCGTGATGGGCGGGAGGACGGCCTTCATGGAGCGCTGCGGCGGCGCGTGGTGCGTGGGGTTGGTCGGTTGAGAGATCAGACTATTTGTGATGGACGCCATGCGCTGCAGCGGGCTGGCCGCGGCCGAACTGCTGTAGTCCTCGTTAGGGGTGATGGCTGGTGGTAAGATGGCGTTCCCGAGCGGGCTAGAAGCTGACGAACCGGTGGACTGCTGCCCTGGTTCCAGCTTCGGCCTGACGAGCGAAAACGCGCTTCCCGCGTGCCTTATAGCCTCTTCAGCATCCATCGGCTTATCCTTATCATTATCCGTAATTCCGTTTATCTTAGCGTTCTTATCTTTAGGGAGAGATAGATCCTGTATTGCCCCCGAGCCGTTGATGTGTTGGTTCTGCGCTTGCATGGCTTGCTGTTGCAGAGCGAGCAAGTTGGGGAAGGGAGGCATTCCGGGGATGTTGTGGAGGTTGGGAATGTTGCCGCCGGGTTGGATCTTGGCCAGTTCTCGGTGGTAGGCCTCCAGGGCCATGCGGAGGTCTTCGGGAGGCCGCTCCATGTGTGGTGGCATGCCGCCGCTGAAAAATGGAGGAAACATTCTGGATGTTAGTTCTAGACTTGCTGCTCTTCATTATACCATTACGAAGTTTTTCGCCTACATTCTTCATACCAAATGGTATGAAAACTGGACCATGTAAAATTTGTATCAGGACTTTGTTGTCTATTTGCTATACAATGgtatgtcatataaaaaaaagtattttacgatttttttatgttacagCTTAATGCATGGGTTCATATACAGGAATTCCAATTCATATTAAGATTTTTTCACGTTACAGTTAAAAAATTTCGATGCAATTTATCGATTATTAACACATTATTATTTAGTATTACattgttatgaaagtgaaggaagcgaaagaggtatgtcaggatcgtagcaagtggaaatccgtggtctctgcctacccctccgggaattaggcttgattatatgtatgtatgtatgttatttAGTAGAATGTTCTGGAAGCCATAGATACGTACCCAGGGAACCCGTCCCGGTTGTGACGCATGTCGTCTACCCTCCGCGTCATGATCTTGGCGAGCTCCTCCTGGTAGATGCGCACCACCTTCTCCTGGGGGATGTCATCGTTTTCGTATTTTTTCAGTCTTCTGTTTTGACTCGAGTCCTGGAAAGTAAATGATTGGTTTTTTAACACAAGAATAGagcgtattttgtatttgtatttaatgATGAGAAGTTCTGCGTTCCgaaaataggtattattaaatACAACTGTATTTGAAATGCACAATTTAGGCAGGATTTCAAATTGGTTCTGTgattatttcatttaaatattttcaatgTAATTGCCTTACAATCCATTTATTGCACACTCCACtaaaagaaaattatatacaGAAATCTTTGTTATGTAGACACAATGGTGGCAAAACGACTTGGACAAATTCTATAGGGGAAATGTTGTGCTAACAGGTAACCTGCGACATAaaacataaaactgaaaccttTGGCCTTTGGTAAGCCAAAGGCTTCCCTTTTTTCTCTTTCAGTTTTATGTTTTATGCTGCTTACAGTGAGACACTAAAATAGGCTAATATAAAAAAACCCTGTAGGGTTCCTGAAGTAATAACCctctttgatttttattacgtGAGTCAATTTTCCCTACGTTTGCCAGGATACTGTACCTACCTTATTCGAGAACGGCGATAAGCACTGGGTCCTCGGGGAGTTGGAGTCATCGTTGCTCCGCGAGTCGTCGTTGGGCTGGCCCGGCTTCATGAGGTGCGAGGCCTCCGTGAGGATGTGGGCCAGCCGCTCCTCGCCCTCGCCCTCGCGGCCGAAACCGGGGCCCATGGTGCCGTCCTTGGAGCCCACtggaaaaaaaaagattaagtTTCAATATTCGAGCACGTAAACTTACAGTTCAAACAATtgtgtatttttactatttttgtgTCTtcaacttgtaaaaaaaacttatcaGCGTGTCTGATCGAAGCCACAAGTGCTTGTGGCTAAGATGGCCCTAAGTACttgttctttaatttttaatatgaaTATTTTTGTCTATGGTACAAGCGAACACGGAAGCAAATACTCATTCACTGTGTGAAATTATGAAAGTGGCTAGTTTAAGAACCGGGCGATTTAGAACATTGAAATAAGATACAGAACTGAACAAATCTGACAATTAAAAATGTTTGGCAGTTTACATATGAGCTGGCGTATTATATCGAGGCTGTTTGACTGAATTGCATGCATGATGTTTTTGACCTTTTGTTCTAAAACTGCATCTAAAATACTATTTTCTGTGGCAGTGAAATTGTAGTTATAATTAAGACTAGCGACCTAGACCTTGAGTATGAATCACTTCGGTAACTTCTATTACAATGTTGAACGTTTAATTAGGGTAGTGTGTACAGAGTTTAGCATATTTAGAACCTTGTCATTCTATAGTTTGAAACTCCGCTTCTAGCAAAAGTGCTATTCAACATTCGACGTTTATTATGACAGAGTACTACACAGGCAGTAAGTACAAATCGCGTGACCAAGATTGATTGCGTGATCG
Encoded here:
- the LOC134674336 gene encoding homeobox protein cut isoform X2; this encodes MHPTGASLPAPEAEVQAMHSMDWLFKKERIYLLAQFWQQRATLAEKEVTTLKEQLATTSPIQASVPKTNGSLERERLEFSPIKEEVEDKMEMARSGSARSSPQGGLESELAAKEKEIAQLVEDVRRLQASLAALQEAHAQQLQRLEERLDEKKAHIARLEARLDTQRDYEDVKREVRRPSLASEPDPRPFAQFRDSIPRPAHPYRHHLSNMLRSMDLRDSAERAERKPEPLRSPAAPARDDEERERSSERRETGGEEWSTPPLNNNTTHHNNNPPLPLPPPSPFRFEEHRPYRFAEDMGPLPPGALVGRLGDSLIPKGDPMEARLQEMLRYNMDKYANTNLDTLHISRRVRELLSVHNIGQRLFAKYVLGLSQGTVSELLSKPKPWDKLTEKGRDSYRKMHAWACDEAAVMLLKSLIPKKVGSKDGTMGPGFGREGEGEERLAHILTEASHLMKPGQPNDDSRSNDDSNSPRTQCLSPFSNKDSSQNRRLKKYENDDIPQEKVVRIYQEELAKIMTRRVDDMRHNRDGFPGGGMPPHMERPPEDLRMALEAYHRELAKIQPGGNIPNLHNIPGMPPFPNLLALQQQAMQAQNQHINGSGAIQDLSLPKDKNAKINGITDNDKDKPMDAEEAIRHAGSAFSLVRPKLEPGQQSTGSSASSPLGNAILPPAITPNEDYSSSAAASPLQRMASITNSLISQPTNPTHHAPPQRSMKAVLPPITQQQFDLFNNLNTEDIVRRVKEALSQYSISQRLFGESVLGLSQGSVSDLLARPKPWHMLTQKGREPFIRMKMFLEDDNAVHKLVASQYKIAPEKLMRTGNYSGAPPCPPNMSKPMPPTQKMISDATSLLSKMQQEQLLGGAHLAHLAPPAGLLLTPPGFPPHHAVTLPPLEPKDRKPPPHAPPTMRPLHQHISPSVYEMAALTQDLDTQTITTKIKEALLANNIGQKIFGEAVLGLSQGSVSELLSKPKPWHMLSIKGREPFIRMQLWLSDAHNIDRLQALKNERREANKRRRSSGPGQDNSSDTSSNDTSEFYHSSSPGPATGAPSAKKQRVLFSEEQKEALRLAFALDPYPNMPTIEFLAAELGLSTRTITNWFHNHRMRLKQQAPHGLPAEPPAREASAPFDPVQFRLLLNQRLLELQKERMGLAGVPLPYPPYFAANSNLAALIGRGLLPPEEAKDQASGLDLSMPLKREPDADDFEDDDVESNLGSEDSMDDGENGSKTEPKAASTPARSSRRKPAAPQWVNPDWQDEKPRNPDEVIINGVCVMRSDDFRREAEETVRVEPSPVPRDGSPAARETPRTPHTPHTPHTPHTPHTPHTPPEVLPEDKIKAEADDDRWEY
- the LOC134674336 gene encoding homeobox protein cut isoform X3, coding for MDVFVTKLVFYADIMKIRNYYMERATLAEKEVTTLKEQLATTSPIQASVPKTNGSLERERLEFSPIKEEVEDKMEMARSGSARSSPQGGLESELAAKEKEIAQLVEDVRRLQASLAALQEAHAQQLQRLEERLDEKKAHIARLEARLDTQRDYEDVKREVRRPSLASEPDPRPFAQFRDSIPRPAHPYRHHLSNMLRSMDLRDSAERAERKPEPLRSPAAPARDDEERERSSERRETGGEEWSTPPLNNNTTHHNNNPPLPLPPPSPFRFEEHRPYRFAEDMGPLPPGALVGRLGDSLIPKGDPMEARLQEMLRYNMDKYANTNLDTLHISRRVRELLSVHNIGQRLFAKYVLGLSQGTVSELLSKPKPWDKLTEKGRDSYRKMHAWACDEAAVMLLKSLIPKKVGSKDGTMGPGFGREGEGEERLAHILTEASHLMKPGQPNDDSRSNDDSNSPRTQCLSPFSNKDSSQNRRLKKYENDDIPQEKVVRIYQEELAKIMTRRVDDMRHNRDGFPGMFPPFFSGGMPPHMERPPEDLRMALEAYHRELAKIQPGGNIPNLHNIPGMPPFPNLLALQQQAMQAQNQHINGSGAIQDLSLPKDKNAKINGITDNDKDKPMDAEEAIRHAGSAFSLVRPKLEPGQQSTGSSASSPLGNAILPPAITPNEDYSSSAAASPLQRMASITNSLISQPTNPTHHAPPQRSMKAVLPPITQQQFDLFNNLNTEDIVRRVKEALSQYSISQRLFGESVLGLSQGSVSDLLARPKPWHMLTQKGREPFIRMKMFLEDDNAVHKLVASQYKIAPEKLMRTGNYSGAPPCPPNMSKPMPPTQKMISDATSLLSKMQQEQLLGGAHLAHLAPPAGLLLTPPGFPPHHAVTLPPLEPKDRKPPPHAPPTMRPLHQHISPSVYEMAALTQDLDTQTITTKIKEALLANNIGQKIFGEAVLGLSQGSVSELLSKPKPWHMLSIKGREPFIRMQLWLSDAHNIDRLQALKNERREANKRRRSSGPGQDNSSDTSSNDTSEFYHSSSPGPATGAPSAKKQRVLFSEEQKEALRLAFALDPYPNMPTIEFLAAELGLSTRTITNWFHNHRMRLKQQAPHGLPAEPPAREASAPFDPVQFRLLLNQRLLELQKERMGLAGVPLPYPPYFAANSNLAALIGRGLLPPEEAKDQASGLDLSMPLKREPDADDFEDDDVESNLGSEDSMDDGENGSKTEPKAASTPARSSRRKPAAPQWVNPDWQDEKPRNPDEVIINGVCVMRSDDFRREAEETVRVEPSPVPRDGSPAARETPRTPHTPHTPHTPHTPHTPHTPPEVLPEDKIKAEADDDRWEY
- the LOC134674336 gene encoding homeobox protein cut isoform X4 — translated: MHPTGASLPAPEAEVQAMHSMDWLFKKERIYLLAQFWQQRATLAEKEVTTLKEQLATTSPIQASVPKTNGSLERERLEFSPIKEEVEDKMEMARSGSARSSPQGGLESELAAKEKEIAQLVEDVRRLQASLAALQEAHAQQLQRLEERLDEKKAHIARLEARLDTQRDYEDVKREVSMLRSMDLRDSAERAERKPEPLRSPAAPARDDEERERSSERRETGGEEWSTPPLNNNTTHHNNNPPLPLPPPSPFRFEEHRPYRFAEDMGPLPPGALVGRLGDSLIPKGDPMEARLQEMLRYNMDKYANTNLDTLHISRRVRELLSVHNIGQRLFAKYVLGLSQGTVSELLSKPKPWDKLTEKGRDSYRKMHAWACDEAAVMLLKSLIPKKVGSKDGTMGPGFGREGEGEERLAHILTEASHLMKPGQPNDDSRSNDDSNSPRTQCLSPFSNKDSSQNRRLKKYENDDIPQEKVVRIYQEELAKIMTRRVDDMRHNRDGFPGMFPPFFSGGMPPHMERPPEDLRMALEAYHRELAKIQPGGNIPNLHNIPGMPPFPNLLALQQQAMQAQNQHINGSGAIQDLSLPKDKNAKINGITDNDKDKPMDAEEAIRHAGSAFSLVRPKLEPGQQSTGSSASSPLGNAILPPAITPNEDYSSSAAASPLQRMASITNSLISQPTNPTHHAPPQRSMKAVLPPITQQQFDLFNNLNTEDIVRRVKEALSQYSISQRLFGESVLGLSQGSVSDLLARPKPWHMLTQKGREPFIRMKMFLEDDNAVHKLVASQYKIAPEKLMRTGNYSGAPPCPPNMSKPMPPTQKMISDATSLLSKMQQEQLLGGAHLAHLAPPAGLLLTPPGFPPHHAVTLPPLEPKDRKPPPHAPPTMRPLHQHISPSVYEMAALTQDLDTQTITTKIKEALLANNIGQKIFGEAVLGLSQGSVSELLSKPKPWHMLSIKGREPFIRMQLWLSDAHNIDRLQALKNERREANKRRRSSGPGQDNSSDTSSNDTSEFYHSSSPGPATGAPSAKKQRVLFSEEQKEALRLAFALDPYPNMPTIEFLAAELGLSTRTITNWFHNHRMRLKQQAPHGLPAEPPAREASAPFDPVQFRLLLNQRLLELQKERMGLAGVPLPYPPYFAANSNLAALIGRGLLPPEEAKDQASGLDLSMPLKREPDADDFEDDDVESNLGSEDSMDDGENGSKTEPKAASTPARSSRRKPAAPQWVNPDWQDEKPRNPDEVIINGVCVMRSDDFRREAEETVRVEPSPVPRDGSPAARETPRTPHTPHTPHTPHTPHTPHTPPEVLPEDKIKAEADDDRWEY
- the LOC134674336 gene encoding homeobox protein cut isoform X5; translated protein: MLCLFERATLAEKEVTTLKEQLATTSPIQASVPKTNGSLERERLEFSPIKEEVEDKMEMARSGSARSSPQGGLESELAAKEKEIAQLVEDVRRLQASLAALQEAHAQQLQRLEERLDEKKAHIARLEARLDTQRDYEDVKREVRRPSLASEPDPRPFAQFRDSIPRPAHPYRHHLSNMLRSMDLRDSAERAERKPEPLRSPAAPARDDEERERSSERRETGGEEWSTPPLNNNTTHHNNNPPLPLPPPSPFRFEEHRPYRFAEDMGPLPPGALVGRLGDSLIPKGDPMEARLQEMLRYNMDKYANTNLDTLHISRRVRELLSVHNIGQRLFAKYVLGLSQGTVSELLSKPKPWDKLTEKGRDSYRKMHAWACDEAAVMLLKSLIPKKVGSKDGTMGPGFGREGEGEERLAHILTEASHLMKPGQPNDDSRSNDDSNSPRTQCLSPFSNKDSSQNRRLKKYENDDIPQEKVVRIYQEELAKIMTRRVDDMRHNRDGFPGMFPPFFSGGMPPHMERPPEDLRMALEAYHRELAKIQPGGNIPNLHNIPGMPPFPNLLALQQQAMQAQNQHINGSGAIQDLSLPKDKNAKINGITDNDKDKPMDAEEAIRHAGSAFSLVRPKLEPGQQSTGSSASSPLGNAILPPAITPNEDYSSSAAASPLQRMASITNSLISQPTNPTHHAPPQRSMKAVLPPITQQQFDLFNNLNTEDIVRRVKEALSQYSISQRLFGESVLGLSQGSVSDLLARPKPWHMLTQKGREPFIRMKMFLEDDNAVHKLVASQYKIAPEKLMRTGNYSGAPPCPPNMSKPMPPTQKMISDATSLLSKMQQEQLLGGAHLAHLAPPAGLLLTPPGFPPHHAVTLPPLEPKDRKPPPHAPPTMRPLHQHISPSVYEMAALTQDLDTQTITTKIKEALLANNIGQKIFGEAVLGLSQGSVSELLSKPKPWHMLSIKGREPFIRMQLWLSDAHNIDRLQALKNERREANKRRRSSGPGQDNSSDTSSNDTSEFYHSSSPGPATGAPSAKKQRVLFSEEQKEALRLAFALDPYPNMPTIEFLAAELGLSTRTITNWFHNHRMRLKQQAPHGLPAEPPAREASAPFDPVQFRLLLNQRLLELQKERMGLAGVPLPYPPYFAANSNLAALIGRGLLPPEEAKDQASGLDLSMPLKREPDADDFEDDDVESNLGSEDSMDDGENGSKTEPKAASTPARSSRRKPAAPQWVNPDWQDEKPRNPDEVIINGVCVMRSDDFRREAEETVRVEPSPVPRDGSPAARETPRTPHTPHTPHTPHTPHTPHTPPEVLPEDKIKAEADDDRWEY